The following are encoded in a window of Blastocatellia bacterium genomic DNA:
- a CDS encoding ABC transporter permease, with amino-acid sequence MHPRTASPRDESFSAAEERQRNAAREAIGALLRRFGPLLGLILMSAALSVLSPYFLTFDNLINVFRQSAVNALLALGQLIVIITAGIDLSIGSILGLTSVLAAMMLKSGLAPELVIIASIGVGTGLGLTNGLLLTKLRLPHPFIPTLGMMNVARGLALVISGGFPISELPGRFRFWGAGTIAFIPTPVVVVLIVYGLFHLFLSRTTIGRDIYAIGGNPQAARLSGIPVDRRLTLVYALSGALAAVGAIVLTGRMNSGFPLAGVGAELDAIAAVIIGGASFFGGVGTVWGTLIGALIMGVLRNGLNLLNVSAYWQTVVIGVVIVVAVWIDVLRQRAMEKRKLHSV; translated from the coding sequence ATGCATCCCCGAACAGCATCTCCGCGTGATGAATCCTTTTCCGCTGCCGAGGAGCGACAACGCAATGCCGCGCGCGAGGCTATCGGCGCGCTGCTGCGGCGCTTCGGTCCATTGCTCGGGCTCATCCTCATGAGCGCGGCCCTGAGCGTCCTGTCGCCTTATTTCCTCACCTTCGACAACCTGATCAACGTCTTTCGGCAATCAGCCGTCAATGCATTGCTTGCACTCGGGCAGCTCATTGTCATCATCACCGCTGGGATTGATCTCTCGATCGGCTCGATTCTCGGGCTCACCAGCGTGCTGGCGGCGATGATGTTAAAATCCGGCCTCGCCCCCGAATTGGTGATCATCGCCTCCATTGGCGTGGGAACCGGACTGGGGTTGACCAACGGATTGTTGCTGACAAAACTCCGCCTGCCGCATCCTTTCATCCCCACCCTCGGTATGATGAACGTAGCGCGGGGGCTTGCTCTGGTGATCTCGGGCGGCTTCCCCATTTCCGAATTGCCCGGGCGCTTTCGCTTCTGGGGAGCCGGAACAATTGCCTTCATTCCCACTCCGGTGGTCGTCGTGCTCATCGTCTACGGTCTCTTCCATCTGTTTCTCAGCCGGACGACCATTGGCCGTGACATTTATGCCATTGGCGGGAACCCTCAGGCGGCGCGACTTTCCGGCATTCCCGTTGACCGACGGCTCACGCTGGTCTATGCCTTGAGCGGAGCCCTCGCTGCCGTCGGCGCCATCGTCCTCACCGGACGTATGAACTCGGGATTTCCTCTGGCGGGTGTCGGGGCCGAGCTTGACGCCATTGCCGCTGTCATTATCGGCGGGGCAAGCTTCTTCGGCGGGGTCGGGACCGTCTGGGGGACGCTCATCGGCGCTCTCATCATGGGTGTGTTGCGTAACGGTCTCAACTTGCTCAATGTCTCTGCCTACTGGCAAACGGTCGTCATCGGCGTGGTCATCGTCGTCGCCGTCTGGATTGACGTCCTGCGGCAACGGGCCATGGAAAAACGAAAACTCCATTCGGTTTGA
- a CDS encoding sugar ABC transporter ATP-binding protein, with product MEPLLRLEGITKAFAGVPVLDDVSFEVAAGEVHALIGENGAGKSTLMKIATGALEPDSGRIFWKGREVLLKSPRQAHALGLAIVHQELMLVPSLSVSENIFLGRHPARRGLFRWVRWSQMHERARELLRALGHDLDPRRPVGELRIAEQQLVEIARALAFEADLIIMDEPTSPLSEHETQKLFGTIRQLKERGVSIVYISHRLREIYDIADRVTVLRDGRRVATARVAETTPDDLVRWMVGREISQHFPAPSTRPVATEVLRVEGLTARGKFSDISFTLRRGEILGIAGLVGAGRTELLEALFAAPPPDAGRIYLNGRPVRFRTPVDAVRHGLALVTDDRKTKGLVLGGSVRFNIELAVKDRLAWLGLILPPTRERELAQQFVRELRIKTRHIEEPVIYLSGGNQQKVVLARWLAADSLIFLLDEPTRGIDVGSKAEIYDLIRQLAARGAAILLVSSELEEILHLADRILVMHRGRIVGELQRQEATEERIMQLATGANDASPNSISA from the coding sequence ATGGAGCCCCTTCTTCGACTCGAAGGCATCACAAAAGCGTTCGCGGGCGTCCCCGTTCTGGACGACGTCAGCTTCGAGGTGGCTGCCGGCGAAGTTCACGCCCTCATTGGCGAAAATGGCGCGGGCAAGTCCACCTTAATGAAGATCGCCACCGGTGCGCTCGAACCCGACAGCGGACGCATCTTCTGGAAGGGGCGAGAGGTGCTGTTGAAGAGTCCGCGGCAGGCGCATGCTCTCGGCCTGGCCATCGTTCACCAAGAACTCATGCTCGTTCCCTCGCTCAGCGTTAGCGAGAACATCTTTCTCGGTCGCCATCCGGCCAGGCGAGGGCTTTTCCGCTGGGTTCGCTGGTCGCAGATGCACGAACGAGCCCGCGAGCTACTTCGAGCGCTGGGCCATGATCTCGATCCCCGACGACCGGTAGGCGAACTTCGCATCGCCGAGCAACAGTTGGTCGAGATCGCCCGCGCTCTCGCCTTTGAGGCGGACCTCATCATCATGGACGAACCGACCTCTCCACTGTCGGAGCATGAAACACAGAAACTTTTTGGGACGATCCGCCAGCTCAAGGAGCGGGGCGTGAGCATCGTCTATATATCTCATCGCTTGCGCGAGATTTACGACATTGCTGACCGCGTGACGGTTCTCCGCGATGGTCGTCGGGTGGCGACCGCCCGAGTTGCCGAGACGACGCCGGATGATCTCGTGCGCTGGATGGTGGGCCGCGAGATCAGTCAACACTTCCCTGCCCCTTCGACTCGACCGGTCGCAACCGAGGTTCTTCGCGTCGAAGGGCTCACGGCACGAGGGAAGTTCTCGGACATTTCCTTCACCCTACGGCGCGGGGAAATCCTGGGCATTGCTGGACTCGTCGGAGCCGGGCGAACCGAACTTCTCGAAGCCCTCTTTGCTGCACCACCCCCGGATGCCGGAAGGATTTATCTCAACGGGCGACCGGTCAGATTCAGGACCCCTGTTGATGCCGTGCGCCACGGTCTGGCCCTGGTCACCGACGATCGAAAAACGAAAGGGCTCGTTCTCGGAGGTTCCGTGCGCTTCAACATCGAACTGGCGGTCAAGGACCGGCTGGCCTGGCTCGGTCTTATTTTGCCTCCCACCCGCGAGCGCGAACTCGCCCAGCAATTCGTGCGCGAGCTGCGAATCAAGACTCGTCATATCGAAGAGCCCGTCATCTACTTGAGCGGAGGCAATCAACAGAAGGTCGTTCTCGCCCGCTGGCTCGCAGCGGATTCCTTGATCTTTCTCCTCGATGAACCGACGCGAGGAATTGATGTGGGATCCAAGGCCGAAATTTACGACCTCATCCGTCAACTGGCCGCTCGGGGAGCCGCCATCCTTCTGGTCTCGTCGGAACTGGAGGAAATTCTTCATCTGGCTGACCGCATTCTCGTCATGCATCGCGGTCGGATCGTTGGCGAACTTCAACGGCAAGAGGCCACCGAAGAACGCATCATGCAACTCGCCACAGGAGCAAACGATGCATCCCCGAACAGCATCTCCGCGTGA